In the genome of Flavobacterium panacagri, one region contains:
- a CDS encoding Rossmann-like and DUF2520 domain-containing protein, with amino-acid sequence MIQITIIGSGNVAQHLIKAFDGSKTVEIKQVFSRKKETLLHLVDYEKIVTDYNEIQPADLHIIAVSDNAITAVSEQLPFNNQFVVHTSGTSSIDILNPKNRRGVFYPLQTFSKNKAIDYSIIPFCLEAENTADFKLLESIAKSISTAVHSVSSQQRKALHVAAVFVSNFTNHLYSLGQEVCEENQLPFAILRPLIQETADKINTLDPIDAQTGPAIRHDSNTTEAHIAFLQDENKKNIYKILTQSIQHNGKKL; translated from the coding sequence ATGATTCAGATAACAATTATTGGTTCCGGCAATGTAGCACAGCATTTGATAAAAGCTTTTGATGGAAGTAAAACCGTTGAAATTAAACAGGTTTTTTCACGAAAGAAGGAAACGTTGCTGCATTTAGTTGACTATGAAAAAATTGTCACGGATTATAATGAAATCCAGCCGGCAGACTTGCATATAATTGCCGTTTCAGACAATGCAATTACAGCAGTTTCTGAACAGCTTCCTTTTAACAATCAATTTGTGGTTCATACTTCTGGTACCTCTTCAATTGATATTTTAAATCCTAAGAATCGTCGTGGTGTTTTTTATCCGCTCCAGACTTTTTCAAAGAATAAAGCTATTGATTATTCGATTATTCCCTTTTGTTTGGAAGCCGAAAATACAGCCGATTTTAAGTTATTAGAATCCATTGCTAAAAGTATTTCTACAGCAGTTCATTCTGTTAGTTCTCAACAGCGTAAAGCACTTCATGTTGCAGCTGTTTTTGTCAGCAATTTTACAAATCATTTATATTCTTTGGGACAAGAAGTTTGTGAAGAAAATCAGCTGCCGTTTGCTATTTTAAGACCTCTCATTCAAGAAACTGCGGACAAAATCAATACTCTAGATCCAATTGATGCGCAAACTGGTCCGGCTATAAGACACGACTCAAATACTACAGAAGCCCATATAGCCTTTTTACAAGACGAAAACAAAAAAAATATTTATAAAATCCTAACACAATCTATACAGCATAATGGCAAAAAGTTATAA
- a CDS encoding KdsC family phosphatase, with the protein MAKSYKEIMNDITTFVFDVDGVLTDSSVFVTNEGEMLRTMNIRDGFALKAAIESGYNVCIISGGSNEGVRIRLQNLGVKDIHLGTPDKVKTFKDYTEINNIKHENVLYMGDDIPDFHVMKLVGLPTCPQDSTPEIKNICRYISHVKGGRGAARDVIEQVMKVQGKWMEYFNGKHD; encoded by the coding sequence ATGGCAAAAAGTTATAAAGAAATAATGAATGACATCACAACATTTGTTTTTGATGTAGACGGCGTATTAACAGACAGTTCTGTTTTTGTAACCAACGAAGGTGAGATGTTGCGAACAATGAATATTCGCGACGGATTTGCTTTAAAGGCTGCAATTGAAAGCGGTTATAACGTATGTATTATTTCTGGCGGAAGCAACGAAGGTGTTCGTATTCGTCTTCAAAATTTAGGTGTGAAAGACATTCATTTGGGAACTCCTGACAAAGTAAAAACCTTTAAAGATTATACCGAAATCAACAATATAAAGCACGAAAATGTTTTATATATGGGAGATGATATTCCTGATTTTCACGTTATGAAATTAGTAGGCCTTCCAACGTGTCCTCAGGATTCTACCCCTGAAATCAAAAATATCTGCCGTTACATTTCTCATGTAAAAGGCGGACGTGGAGCGGCAAGAGACGTTATCGAACAAGTGATGAAAGTACAAGGAAAATGGATGGAGTATTTTAATGGAAAACATGACTAA
- a CDS encoding geranylgeranylglycerol-phosphate geranylgeranyltransferase — translation MKFLKLIRYKNLLMLAFMQLLFRYAFLKQQNIPLALSDWQYRLLILSTVLLAAAGYVINNIYDVATDSINKPNDVVVGKGITETAAYNIYIGLNISGVALGFILSNIILRPTFASLFILIATLLYFYATTLKQIMILGNFVVALLLALSVLIIGVFDIFPATTAENQAQMASLFSILIDYALFAFMINFIREIVKDIEDVNGDYNQGMNTLPIAIGVGRAAKIALGFAIIPFILSALYVNTYFMENKLYIAVFYAFATVLAPLLYFIVKIFDAKSQKDFHHLSTILKLILFFGILSILVIALNIKYNA, via the coding sequence ATGAAATTCCTAAAACTTATTCGATATAAAAATTTGTTAATGCTGGCTTTTATGCAGCTTCTTTTCCGTTATGCTTTTCTAAAACAGCAGAATATTCCGCTTGCTTTATCAGATTGGCAGTACAGATTATTGATTTTAAGCACCGTTTTGCTAGCAGCAGCAGGATATGTCATTAACAATATTTATGACGTGGCAACAGATAGTATCAACAAACCAAATGATGTAGTGGTAGGGAAAGGAATAACCGAAACAGCAGCCTATAATATCTATATTGGATTAAATATTTCAGGAGTTGCTCTAGGATTTATTCTTTCTAATATTATTCTGAGGCCAACTTTTGCATCACTTTTTATCTTAATTGCTACTCTATTGTATTTTTATGCTACAACCTTAAAACAAATCATGATTTTAGGAAACTTTGTGGTAGCGTTACTTCTTGCTTTAAGTGTATTAATTATTGGTGTTTTCGATATTTTTCCTGCAACAACTGCCGAAAATCAAGCGCAGATGGCTAGTCTTTTTTCAATTTTAATTGATTATGCTTTGTTTGCTTTTATGATTAATTTTATTAGGGAAATAGTTAAAGATATTGAAGATGTAAATGGCGATTACAATCAAGGAATGAATACTTTACCGATTGCTATAGGTGTTGGAAGAGCAGCGAAAATCGCTTTAGGCTTTGCCATAATTCCGTTTATTTTATCTGCTCTTTATGTAAATACTTATTTCATGGAAAATAAGCTTTATATAGCTGTTTTTTATGCTTTTGCTACAGTTCTCGCGCCTTTATTATACTTTATAGTAAAAATATTTGATGCCAAATCTCAAAAAGATTTTCATCATCTGAGTACTATTTTAAAACTAATTTTATTCTTTGGAATTCTATCAATCTTGGTTATTGCCTTAAACATCAAATACAATGCTTAA
- a CDS encoding Maf-like protein: MLKEKLKKYKIILASGSPRRQQFFKDLDLDFEIRLKDVEEIYPPQLKAAEITDYLAELKAKAFEGELKENEILVTSDTIVWHQNKALGKPKNAEEAFEMIKSMSNATHEVITSVCFKTNQSSTLLHDITKVTFNDLSDEAILYYIENYKPYDKAGAYGIQEWFGFMAVAKVEGSYTNVMGLPTAKVYEFLTTLV, translated from the coding sequence ATGCTTAAAGAAAAATTAAAGAAATATAAAATCATTCTAGCTTCGGGATCACCAAGAAGACAGCAGTTTTTTAAAGATTTAGATCTTGATTTTGAGATTCGTTTAAAAGATGTTGAAGAGATTTATCCACCTCAATTAAAAGCAGCTGAAATTACCGATTATCTTGCGGAACTAAAAGCGAAAGCTTTTGAAGGTGAACTAAAAGAAAATGAAATTTTAGTGACCAGCGATACCATTGTATGGCATCAGAATAAAGCTTTAGGAAAACCAAAAAACGCTGAAGAAGCTTTTGAGATGATTAAATCGATGTCTAATGCAACACACGAGGTTATTACTTCCGTTTGTTTTAAAACGAACCAATCTTCTACTCTATTGCATGATATTACCAAAGTAACTTTTAATGATTTGTCTGACGAAGCTATTTTATATTATATAGAAAACTACAAACCTTATGATAAAGCGGGTGCTTATGGCATTCAGGAATGGTTTGGTTTTATGGCAGTTGCAAAAGTTGAAGGATCTTATACCAATGTTATGGGACTTCCGACAGCAAAAGTCTACGAATTTTTGACTACATTAGTGTAA
- a CDS encoding mechanosensitive ion channel domain-containing protein, with protein MFSFKEYSREIIATIILILVLIVLRMVIAKLVRSFAASSQLFEHRTNLVIKYINILMNILVTTSLIIIWGVQTEDIFLTVSSIATVIGVAMFAQWSILSNITSGMVLFFSFPFRIGDTIKIHDKDFPIEAEIEDINTFHVSLKTKEGEKIVFPNNLLLQKGISIIPAKYEEREFFD; from the coding sequence ATGTTTTCCTTTAAAGAGTATAGTCGCGAGATAATAGCAACCATAATTCTCATTCTAGTATTAATTGTACTTCGAATGGTAATTGCAAAACTGGTTAGAAGTTTTGCAGCTTCGAGTCAGTTATTTGAACATCGTACCAATTTAGTTATTAAGTACATTAATATTTTAATGAATATTTTGGTCACTACAAGTTTAATTATAATTTGGGGTGTACAAACTGAAGATATTTTTCTTACTGTTTCTTCTATTGCAACTGTAATTGGAGTCGCTATGTTTGCACAATGGTCTATCTTGAGCAATATTACTTCTGGAATGGTTTTATTTTTCTCTTTTCCATTCAGAATTGGAGATACTATCAAAATACACGACAAAGATTTTCCAATCGAAGCAGAAATTGAAGACATCAATACTTTTCATGTAAGCTTAAAAACTAAAGAAGGAGAAAAAATTGTCTTCCCAAACAATTTATTACTGCAAAAAGGAATTTCAATAATCCCTGCAAAATACGAGGAACGAGAGTTTTTTGACTAG
- a CDS encoding AI-2E family transporter: MTRPVTLPFYAKLAFILVTLICFAFIFCTGKNIITPVLLAFLFAVLLLPIFSFFNKKLKFPRHLAAIVCLIIFLSFIVGILIFISYQVTYMANDFETIKKNANTFIIEIHKFIRENFQVSIGDQKKYLDSVTQDSVKSGQAKLGSFIISVSDVLFDSMIIVVYTFLFLIYKEHFKLFLAKLIKRENHSVLMDILSQIKVSINNYIVSLIIEMIVVSVLTSLGLWIIGIKYFILLGLITGILNLIPYIGITIAGIITILASLTGSGETSVILGILIVNIIVQFIDNNLLVPLIINSKVEINAFVSIMGIIVGGAAAGISGMFLAIPLLAILKIIFDRIESLAPWGYLMGNHVPRKFTWRKRKIATEN, from the coding sequence ATGACTCGGCCCGTAACTTTACCTTTTTACGCAAAACTCGCTTTTATACTTGTAACTTTAATTTGTTTTGCCTTTATATTTTGTACTGGAAAAAATATTATTACACCAGTTTTACTTGCTTTTCTTTTTGCTGTTTTATTACTTCCTATTTTTTCTTTTTTTAATAAAAAGCTAAAATTTCCAAGACATCTTGCGGCAATAGTATGTCTTATTATTTTTCTTTCTTTTATAGTCGGAATTTTAATCTTTATTTCCTATCAGGTCACTTACATGGCAAATGACTTTGAAACCATAAAGAAAAATGCGAATACTTTTATCATTGAAATTCACAAATTTATAAGAGAGAATTTCCAAGTAAGCATTGGCGATCAGAAAAAATATCTCGATTCTGTTACTCAAGATTCTGTTAAAAGCGGACAAGCAAAACTGGGTTCTTTTATAATATCTGTAAGTGATGTTCTTTTTGACAGTATGATTATTGTAGTCTACACCTTTTTATTTTTAATCTATAAAGAGCATTTTAAACTATTTTTAGCGAAATTAATTAAGAGGGAGAATCACTCGGTTTTAATGGATATCCTTTCCCAGATTAAGGTTTCTATCAATAATTACATTGTAAGTTTAATTATTGAAATGATTGTTGTTTCAGTTCTGACCAGTTTAGGTTTATGGATAATCGGTATAAAATATTTTATCTTATTAGGATTAATAACTGGTATATTAAATTTGATACCTTATATTGGAATTACAATTGCTGGAATTATCACAATTTTAGCTTCTTTAACGGGATCTGGAGAAACATCTGTGATTCTAGGAATATTAATCGTCAATATCATCGTTCAATTTATTGATAATAATCTACTTGTACCTTTGATTATTAACTCTAAGGTAGAAATCAATGCTTTTGTGTCTATTATGGGAATTATTGTCGGTGGTGCCGCTGCAGGAATTTCTGGAATGTTTTTGGCGATTCCGCTTTTGGCAATTTTAAAAATTATTTTCGACCGTATCGAATCACTTGCTCCCTGGGGTTATCTCATGGGAAATCATGTGCCAAGGAAATTTACATGGCGTAAAAGAAAAATTGCAACAGAAAATTAA
- a CDS encoding PIG-L family deacetylase, which translates to MRKIQVQIFLLFFIGFQISFAQQPQKPNSVEIYNQIKKLNFLGSVLYLAAHPDDENTRMISYLANDMNARTGYLSLTRGDGGQNLIGSQLRELLGVIRTQELIEARKIDGGEQFFSRANDFGFSKNPNETLDIWDKDKVLADVVWTIRKFQPDIIINRFDHRSPGTTHGHHTSSAMLSVESFKLTNDPKVYPEQLKYVTPWQVKRQFFNPSWWFYGSQEKFDAANKSKFTKLETGVYYTGIGKSNQEIAALSRSRHQSQGFGSTGVRGDETEYLELINGETPKDRDNLFDGIDTSWNRVKNGKPIGDLISSIISNYNFSNPSASIPDLVKAYSMIEALEDTHWKTIKAEAIKSIIASCSGLYLEAVSNEQEATPGSTIRLTLEAINRCSVDMQLVSITTLPDNKTTVQNSVLKNNSDQKINLQLQLPNTIEYTQPYWLKEKATVGMYTVSNQEIIGIPDIIRDTKVVFNVKIAGVDIPFERTVVYKYNDGVKGEMYNFLDIVPEVTTSILERVLIFRDTKSKMIPVKVRAGKDEVKGNLQLDLPKSWSVAPKEIPFTLDKKGNEQIFYFEVTPPVNPEEVTAKSIATVDGKRFDKDQTIIDFPHITKQMVLKPAESKCIRIDLKTSEDAIAYIMGAGDEVPESLKQMGYKVSILKPEEITPEKLDSFSTVITGVRAYNTVNALANKQNILFNFVKGGKNMIVQYNTNGRLVTDKIAPYPLKLSNDRVTEENAKITFLAPNHPVLNTPNKISSKDFEGWTQEQGLYYPNEYDSAFTPIISSHDKGESAKDGALLVAPYGKGYYIYTGLSFFRELPEGVSGAYRLLSNIISLKQPLEAPKQDIKQ; encoded by the coding sequence ATGCGAAAAATACAGGTACAAATCTTTCTTTTATTTTTTATAGGTTTTCAGATTTCGTTTGCACAGCAGCCACAAAAACCAAATTCAGTTGAAATTTACAATCAAATCAAAAAATTAAACTTTTTAGGTTCTGTCTTATATCTTGCGGCACATCCTGATGATGAAAACACTAGAATGATTTCGTATTTGGCCAATGATATGAATGCGAGAACGGGTTATTTGTCTTTAACTCGTGGTGATGGCGGTCAGAACTTAATTGGATCACAATTACGCGAATTATTAGGAGTTATAAGAACTCAAGAATTAATTGAAGCTAGAAAAATAGATGGCGGAGAACAGTTTTTCTCTCGCGCCAATGATTTTGGTTTTTCTAAAAATCCAAATGAAACCTTAGATATTTGGGATAAAGATAAAGTCTTAGCTGATGTGGTTTGGACAATCAGAAAATTTCAGCCAGACATTATCATTAATCGATTTGATCATCGATCGCCGGGAACAACACACGGGCATCACACTTCTTCAGCAATGCTGAGTGTTGAAAGTTTTAAACTAACAAACGATCCGAAAGTTTATCCTGAACAATTGAAATACGTAACGCCTTGGCAGGTAAAAAGACAATTTTTCAATCCGTCTTGGTGGTTTTATGGTAGTCAGGAAAAATTTGATGCTGCTAATAAATCAAAATTTACCAAATTAGAAACGGGTGTTTATTACACTGGAATTGGAAAATCGAATCAGGAAATTGCTGCTTTGAGTAGAAGTCGTCATCAATCACAAGGTTTTGGAAGCACTGGAGTTCGTGGCGACGAAACTGAATATTTAGAGTTGATTAACGGAGAAACTCCTAAAGACCGTGATAATTTATTTGACGGAATTGATACAAGCTGGAATCGTGTCAAAAACGGAAAACCAATTGGAGATTTAATTTCCTCTATTATTTCAAACTACAACTTCAGTAATCCATCTGCAAGTATCCCGGATTTAGTGAAAGCCTATTCGATGATAGAAGCTTTAGAAGATACGCATTGGAAAACCATCAAAGCCGAAGCAATTAAAAGTATTATTGCATCTTGTTCTGGTTTATATCTTGAAGCCGTTTCAAACGAACAGGAAGCTACTCCAGGAAGTACTATCAGATTAACTCTTGAAGCCATCAACAGATGTTCGGTTGATATGCAATTAGTAAGTATTACAACATTGCCAGACAATAAAACGACTGTTCAAAACAGTGTTTTAAAAAACAACAGCGATCAAAAAATTAATCTTCAGTTGCAGCTTCCAAATACTATTGAATATACACAGCCGTATTGGTTAAAAGAAAAAGCAACTGTCGGAATGTACACGGTTTCGAATCAAGAGATTATTGGAATTCCAGATATTATAAGAGATACTAAAGTTGTTTTTAACGTAAAAATTGCTGGTGTTGATATTCCATTTGAACGAACAGTTGTCTACAAATACAATGACGGCGTTAAAGGAGAAATGTATAATTTCTTGGATATTGTTCCAGAAGTTACGACTTCAATTTTAGAAAGAGTTTTGATTTTTAGAGATACTAAAAGCAAAATGATTCCTGTAAAAGTTCGTGCTGGAAAAGACGAGGTAAAAGGAAATTTACAATTGGATTTACCAAAAAGCTGGAGTGTAGCTCCAAAAGAAATTCCGTTTACTTTGGACAAAAAAGGAAATGAACAGATTTTTTACTTTGAAGTAACACCACCTGTTAATCCAGAAGAAGTTACTGCTAAAAGTATTGCAACAGTTGACGGCAAACGTTTTGATAAAGATCAGACGATTATTGATTTTCCTCATATTACTAAACAAATGGTTTTAAAACCGGCTGAATCAAAATGCATCAGAATTGATCTAAAAACTTCAGAAGATGCGATTGCTTACATTATGGGCGCTGGCGACGAAGTTCCTGAAAGTTTAAAGCAAATGGGATACAAAGTTTCAATTTTAAAACCTGAAGAAATTACGCCAGAAAAATTAGATTCATTCAGTACTGTCATTACAGGAGTTCGTGCTTACAATACCGTTAATGCTTTAGCTAACAAACAAAACATTCTTTTCAATTTTGTAAAAGGTGGCAAAAATATGATTGTACAATATAATACAAACGGAAGATTGGTTACTGATAAAATCGCGCCATATCCATTAAAATTATCGAATGATCGTGTAACCGAAGAAAATGCAAAAATCACTTTCTTAGCGCCAAATCATCCTGTTTTAAATACGCCAAATAAAATCAGTTCTAAAGATTTTGAAGGCTGGACACAAGAACAAGGTTTATACTATCCAAATGAATACGATTCTGCCTTCACTCCTATTATTTCGTCTCATGATAAAGGAGAATCTGCTAAAGATGGCGCTTTATTAGTCGCTCCATACGGAAAAGGATATTATATTTACACTGGTTTAAGTTTCTTTAGAGAATTACCAGAAGGAGTTTCTGGAGCTTATAGATTATTATCTAATATTATTTCGCTAAAACAACCTCTTGAAGCCCCAAAACAAGATATAAAGCAATAA
- a CDS encoding sodium:solute symporter: protein MQLFDWIVLIVTLLFIVGYGSWKTKGSKNVEDFILGNNETPWYTVGLSVMATQASAITFLSTPGQAYHDGMGFVQFYFGLPIAMIVICLTFIPLYHKSKVFTAYEFLEKRFDVKTRSLAAILFLVQRGLGTGLTIYAPAIILSALLGWNLTVMNIIIGVMVIIYTFSGGTKAVNVTQKQQMFVIMSGMFITFFLILHYLPNDMSFNSALHIAGANDKMNIVDFSFDPEEKYTIWSGITGGFFLALAYFGTDQSQVGRYLSGKSVRESQMGLIMNGLLKVPMQFFILLTGVMVFVFFQFNPVPLNFNPNNKATIEKSAFKGEYHNLEEKLVKLSEDKKVINLLYIDQLNQDYDNPILRKELVALSNKEKDLREKAKEIILKADSNSETNDKDYVFFHFILNYLPKGLIGLLLAVILSAAMSSTASGLTALASTTAIDIYKRNLKTEKSEKHYLNATKFFTLFWGVVAILFACVGTLFENLIQLVNIIGSIFYGTVLGIFLVAFYTKRVQAKPMFISAIISQLTIFVIYYFMVYNQEKLGYLWLNFIGAILTIVLAVILQFLFFRGKPDDNEFIIE from the coding sequence ATGCAGCTATTTGACTGGATCGTACTTATTGTAACTTTATTATTTATTGTTGGATACGGCTCGTGGAAAACCAAAGGAAGTAAAAATGTTGAAGATTTCATTTTAGGAAACAACGAAACGCCTTGGTATACAGTTGGCCTTTCTGTAATGGCTACTCAAGCCAGCGCTATTACCTTTTTATCAACGCCAGGACAAGCTTATCATGACGGAATGGGGTTTGTACAGTTTTATTTCGGATTGCCAATTGCAATGATTGTGATTTGTTTGACTTTTATTCCGCTCTATCATAAAAGCAAAGTTTTTACCGCCTACGAATTTTTAGAAAAGAGATTTGACGTTAAAACACGTTCTCTTGCAGCTATTTTATTCTTGGTTCAAAGAGGTTTAGGAACTGGATTGACTATTTATGCACCAGCCATTATTTTATCTGCGCTTCTTGGATGGAATTTAACTGTAATGAACATTATTATTGGTGTAATGGTAATTATTTATACCTTTTCAGGAGGAACAAAAGCTGTAAACGTAACGCAGAAACAACAGATGTTTGTGATTATGTCTGGAATGTTTATTACTTTCTTTTTGATTCTTCATTATCTTCCAAATGACATGAGTTTTAATAGTGCGCTTCATATTGCTGGAGCAAATGATAAAATGAATATCGTAGACTTTTCTTTTGATCCTGAAGAAAAATACACCATTTGGAGTGGTATTACTGGAGGTTTCTTTTTAGCACTTGCCTATTTTGGAACAGATCAATCGCAGGTTGGTCGTTATTTATCTGGGAAATCGGTGCGTGAAAGCCAGATGGGATTAATCATGAACGGACTTTTAAAAGTTCCGATGCAGTTCTTTATTCTTTTAACAGGAGTTATGGTATTTGTATTTTTTCAGTTTAATCCTGTGCCTTTAAACTTCAATCCAAACAATAAAGCAACCATTGAAAAATCGGCTTTTAAAGGAGAATATCATAATTTGGAAGAAAAGTTAGTAAAACTTTCGGAAGACAAAAAAGTAATCAACTTATTGTATATTGATCAGTTGAATCAAGATTATGACAATCCGATTCTTCGCAAAGAATTAGTGGCATTATCCAATAAAGAAAAAGATCTTAGAGAAAAAGCCAAAGAAATTATCCTAAAAGCCGACAGTAATTCGGAAACCAATGATAAAGATTATGTGTTCTTTCATTTTATTCTAAATTATTTACCAAAAGGGCTTATCGGATTATTATTGGCTGTGATTCTTTCCGCTGCCATGTCATCAACAGCTTCTGGATTAACGGCATTGGCTTCGACAACGGCAATCGATATTTATAAACGAAATCTAAAAACCGAAAAATCGGAGAAGCATTATCTAAACGCTACAAAATTTTTCACGCTGTTTTGGGGAGTTGTAGCCATACTTTTTGCCTGCGTTGGAACTTTGTTTGAAAATCTAATTCAACTTGTAAACATTATTGGTTCTATCTTTTACGGAACCGTTTTAGGAATATTCTTAGTCGCATTTTATACTAAAAGAGTTCAGGCAAAGCCAATGTTTATCAGTGCTATTATCAGCCAGCTTACCATTTTCGTGATTTATTATTTTATGGTTTACAATCAGGAAAAGCTAGGTTATTTATGGTTGAACTTCATTGGCGCAATCTTAACTATTGTATTAGCAGTAATATTGCAATTTTTATTTTTTAGGGGGAAACCGGACGATAACGAATTTATAATAGAATAA
- a CDS encoding DUF805 domain-containing protein produces the protein MKHVKNIFFFSTSFTEKAGRTEYGIYLLFNLLMLYLVSYLNQNINLDNDKILYLFYICLIILLTFVPMQAVTARRLRDLNANSAFIVFNFIPILNIAFIIFLIFTEKRRSNIHE, from the coding sequence ATGAAACATGTAAAAAACATATTCTTTTTCTCAACATCATTTACGGAAAAAGCTGGGAGAACAGAATATGGAATTTACTTATTATTCAATCTTTTGATGCTGTATTTAGTAAGTTATTTAAACCAAAATATTAATTTAGACAATGATAAAATACTATATCTATTCTATATCTGCTTAATAATTCTACTAACTTTTGTTCCTATGCAGGCAGTAACGGCAAGAAGGTTGAGAGATTTAAATGCTAATTCTGCTTTTATTGTTTTTAACTTTATCCCTATTTTGAATATTGCTTTTATAATATTTTTAATCTTTACAGAAAAAAGAAGGTCAAATATCCATGAATAA
- a CDS encoding MCP four helix bundle domain-containing protein, producing MKDLKKYSNKTKSAFILLIVMLLVLLGNFNTLQNSKNVNDNINAIYKDRLVVAHYIFQYSKQLHYIRAEAEKLNLSDNIKKNEIIHTLDIIHTIDDLYGKTVLTNKEKEYFDAFLISCKQINNQLENRNWTDIINTSEEALKTLESLSQIQIEEGKAKLATANAMYSRNNSIGQLQIALLIILGGITFYLLIKKIKKTVKIPEPPSLN from the coding sequence ATGAAAGATTTAAAAAAATACAGCAACAAAACCAAATCTGCGTTTATTCTTTTGATCGTAATGCTTTTGGTTTTATTAGGAAACTTTAATACGCTTCAAAATTCTAAGAATGTAAATGATAATATTAATGCCATTTATAAAGACCGGCTGGTTGTGGCACATTACATTTTTCAATATTCTAAACAGCTCCATTACATTAGGGCTGAAGCTGAAAAGCTGAATTTGAGCGATAATATCAAAAAAAATGAAATCATTCATACCTTAGACATTATTCATACTATTGATGATCTTTATGGCAAAACAGTTTTAACAAATAAGGAAAAGGAATACTTTGATGCTTTCTTAATTTCCTGTAAACAGATCAATAATCAGCTTGAAAACAGAAACTGGACAGATATTATTAACACTAGCGAAGAAGCTTTAAAAACCTTAGAATCTTTATCACAAATTCAAATTGAAGAAGGAAAGGCTAAACTTGCTACAGCCAATGCGATGTATAGCAGAAATAATAGCATTGGCCAATTACAGATTGCTTTACTTATTATTTTGGGTGGCATTACTTTTTATCTGCTAATCAAAAAAATAAAAAAAACAGTTAAGATTCCAGAACCACCAAGTTTGAATTAA
- a CDS encoding DsbA family oxidoreductase, whose amino-acid sequence MKIEIWSDIMCPFCYIGKRQLETALAVFPNNEFEIEWKSFQLDPTITSQPDTDVYTFLAERKGMSLEQSKEMHKGVAERAKSVGLDYNFDKAVISNSLNAHRIIQLAKTKNMGDRMEEIFFKAYFTDGEDLNNGQTLIKLGIQAGLEESEIREVLESETLFIKEVESDIKEAGEIGVQGVPFFVFDRKYAVSGAQPIETFVKTIQEVLK is encoded by the coding sequence ATGAAAATAGAAATTTGGTCGGACATCATGTGTCCGTTTTGTTATATCGGAAAAAGACAGTTGGAAACAGCGCTTGCAGTGTTTCCTAACAACGAATTTGAAATCGAATGGAAAAGCTTTCAGCTGGATCCTACTATTACTTCACAGCCTGATACAGACGTTTACACGTTTTTAGCAGAAAGAAAAGGCATGTCGCTTGAACAATCTAAAGAAATGCATAAAGGAGTTGCAGAACGCGCTAAAAGTGTTGGATTAGATTACAACTTTGATAAAGCAGTTATTTCTAATTCTTTAAATGCTCACAGAATTATTCAATTGGCTAAAACCAAAAATATGGGCGATCGAATGGAAGAAATTTTCTTCAAAGCTTATTTTACTGATGGCGAAGATTTAAACAACGGTCAGACTTTAATTAAATTAGGAATTCAGGCAGGTTTAGAAGAAAGCGAAATTAGAGAAGTGCTGGAAAGCGAAACTTTATTTATCAAAGAAGTAGAATCAGATATTAAAGAAGCTGGAGAAATTGGTGTTCAAGGCGTTCCGTTTTTTGTTTTTGATCGTAAATATGCTGTTTCTGGAGCTCAGCCAATTGAAACTTTTGTAAAAACAATTCAGGAAGTTTTAAAGTAA